One stretch of Streptomyces peucetius DNA includes these proteins:
- a CDS encoding ABC transporter substrate-binding protein, with protein sequence MRWTGTASRGLLVAALICAGFVSLSAASCGTDETAARRGPLTLVTGEDLTGYLEGVLKDWNQAHPGEKVTLVELPEAADEVRAQMATSLRSGSARYDVLNIDVAWTSEFAAAGWISPLNADRFPIKQFLPPVVQTATFDGRLYALPYVTNAGLLYYRKDVLEKEGEKPPRTWAELERLAKTVAPKYGLDGYAGQFLPYEGLTVNAAEAVQSTGGTILVDDGRRVTVDSPAARQGLELLTRGVRDGWIPKKALTYKEEESRKAFQDGHLLFLRNWPYVHALAGGKDSKVAGKFGVTPLPGLGGNAAGILGGSNLAINADSRHRDSATDLLVYLTSQKVQRQVLIDGGLPPVRADLYNDPSLVRQFPYLPTLREAVLAATPRPKSPQYDQVTLVIQAVVHDAMAQRDTAEEAIARLKRELEAIARRR encoded by the coding sequence ATGCGGTGGACAGGAACCGCCAGCCGGGGACTCCTCGTCGCTGCGCTGATCTGCGCCGGCTTCGTCAGCCTCAGCGCCGCGAGTTGCGGGACCGACGAGACCGCTGCCAGGAGAGGACCCTTGACCCTGGTAACCGGCGAGGACCTCACCGGATACCTGGAAGGGGTCTTGAAGGACTGGAACCAAGCCCACCCCGGCGAGAAGGTCACCCTCGTCGAACTCCCGGAGGCAGCCGACGAGGTCCGGGCCCAGATGGCCACCAGTCTGCGATCCGGCAGCGCCCGCTACGACGTGCTCAACATCGATGTGGCCTGGACCTCGGAATTCGCCGCGGCAGGCTGGATCTCCCCGCTGAACGCCGACCGTTTCCCGATCAAGCAGTTCCTCCCGCCGGTGGTGCAGACCGCCACGTTCGACGGCCGCCTCTATGCGCTGCCCTATGTCACCAACGCCGGCCTCCTCTACTACCGCAAGGACGTGCTGGAGAAAGAGGGGGAGAAACCGCCGCGCACGTGGGCCGAGCTTGAGCGACTGGCCAAGACGGTGGCACCGAAGTACGGCCTGGACGGCTATGCCGGGCAGTTCCTTCCCTACGAGGGGCTCACGGTGAACGCTGCGGAGGCCGTGCAGTCCACAGGCGGCACCATCCTCGTCGACGACGGCAGGCGGGTGACTGTCGACTCTCCCGCCGCACGCCAGGGCCTGGAACTCCTGACCCGGGGTGTCCGCGACGGCTGGATCCCCAAGAAGGCACTCACCTACAAGGAGGAGGAGTCCCGCAAGGCCTTCCAGGACGGTCACCTCCTCTTCCTGCGCAACTGGCCCTACGTGCACGCCCTGGCCGGCGGCAAGGACTCCAAGGTCGCAGGCAAGTTCGGTGTGACTCCGCTGCCGGGACTGGGCGGGAATGCAGCGGGCATCCTCGGCGGCTCCAATCTCGCGATCAACGCGGACTCCCGTCACCGTGACTCTGCAACCGATCTCCTGGTCTACCTGACCAGCCAGAAGGTGCAGCGGCAGGTCCTCATCGACGGCGGCCTGCCACCGGTACGGGCCGACCTCTACAACGACCCGTCGCTGGTGCGGCAGTTCCCCTACCTGCCCACGCTCCGGGAGGCCGTGCTGGCGGCGACGCCGCGGCCCAAGAGCCCGCAGTACGACCAGGTGACCCTCGTGATCCAGGCCGTCGTCCACGACGCCATGGCCCAGCGCGATACGGCCGAGGAGGCCATCGCCCGGCTGAAGCGGGAACTCGAGGCCATCGCCCGCCGGCGCTGA
- a CDS encoding sensor histidine kinase: MCQAAARPGVACAAHAGHERDELGPQPGLTDLPRLVEQIREAGLDVSVTDGIQTPLPARVELSVYRIVQEALTNVLKHSEPRTHTEVNLRREKCGRGITAEVLDDGRGAAVQAVSSAARESVGGHGIVGMRERAILLGGRLDAGPRPGGGFRLTAHLPTGEEPA, encoded by the coding sequence TTGTGCCAGGCGGCGGCCCGGCCGGGTGTTGCGTGTGCTGCACACGCCGGTCACGAGCGCGACGAACTCGGTCCCCAGCCCGGTCTGACAGATCTGCCCCGGCTCGTCGAGCAGATCCGTGAGGCCGGGCTGGACGTCTCCGTCACCGACGGGATCCAGACTCCTCTGCCGGCCCGCGTGGAGCTGTCGGTGTATCGCATCGTCCAGGAGGCGCTCACCAACGTGCTCAAGCACAGTGAGCCGCGGACGCACACCGAGGTGAACCTCCGGCGCGAGAAGTGCGGCCGCGGCATCACCGCCGAGGTGCTCGACGACGGCCGAGGCGCCGCCGTCCAGGCCGTGTCGAGCGCTGCCCGCGAGAGTGTGGGCGGCCATGGGATCGTCGGCATGCGGGAGAGAGCCATCCTGCTCGGCGGCAGACTCGATGCGGGGCCGCGGCCCGGTGGCGGATTCCGGCTGACCGCCCATCTGCCCACTGGAGAGGAGCCCGCGTGA
- a CDS encoding wax ester/triacylglycerol synthase family O-acyltransferase, which yields MSSELLAPLDLAFWHLESAGHPMHLGALAFFGPRPGGGGADGVLDLLAERAAAIPRFRMRVRDVLVPVGGATWSTAKDFDVRRHVQDVCLTGDDFTGEVTAAAGELMERPLERGLPPWEMYLLRGPRDGGFAVLVKLHHALADGMRAIAIGAGIFDEIADARRTGTRRARPVPPRSWLAGPRMLADLAQSRIEELGRAIGVGASVVRASRLDPPWLPALTAAPSGTRRLGTAVLQLDDVQQVRRVAGGTANDVLLAVVAGALRRWMHERGERLPATGPRALVPVSRRRPGSPPGAGNKLSAYLVELPVAEPDPLARVASIRDAMDRNKAAGPTRGAGAVALLADQLPYVAHRFGAPLAGGAARILFDVLVTSVPLPRSTLSLGGCPLREIYPMAPLARGQSLAVAMSSYAGQVHMGLVADGKALPDLDRLARATREELAALRDVDGSAAARQGAAR from the coding sequence GTGAGCTCTGAGCTTCTCGCCCCGCTGGACCTGGCGTTCTGGCATCTGGAATCGGCCGGTCACCCCATGCACCTCGGCGCCCTCGCCTTCTTCGGCCCCCGGCCCGGCGGCGGGGGTGCCGACGGCGTTCTCGACCTGCTGGCGGAGCGCGCCGCCGCCATTCCGCGGTTCAGGATGCGGGTGCGCGACGTCCTGGTCCCCGTCGGCGGAGCCACCTGGAGTACCGCCAAGGACTTCGACGTGCGCCGCCACGTCCAGGACGTGTGCCTGACCGGCGACGACTTCACCGGAGAGGTCACCGCGGCAGCCGGTGAGCTGATGGAGCGTCCGCTCGAACGTGGTCTGCCCCCGTGGGAGATGTACCTCCTGCGCGGCCCCCGAGACGGGGGCTTCGCCGTCCTCGTCAAACTCCACCACGCCCTCGCCGACGGCATGCGCGCCATCGCCATCGGCGCGGGCATCTTCGACGAGATCGCCGACGCCCGCCGCACCGGGACACGCCGCGCGCGCCCCGTGCCCCCGCGCTCCTGGCTCGCCGGACCCCGGATGCTCGCCGACCTCGCCCAGAGCCGTATCGAGGAACTGGGCCGCGCCATCGGCGTCGGGGCCTCCGTCGTACGGGCCAGCCGGCTCGACCCGCCCTGGCTGCCCGCCCTGACCGCGGCCCCGAGCGGCACCCGACGGCTCGGCACCGCGGTGCTGCAGCTGGACGACGTACAGCAGGTGCGGCGCGTTGCGGGCGGCACCGCAAACGACGTCCTGCTCGCCGTCGTCGCCGGCGCGCTCCGGCGCTGGATGCATGAGCGCGGCGAACGGCTGCCCGCCACGGGCCCCCGAGCCCTCGTACCGGTCTCGCGGCGCCGCCCCGGCAGCCCGCCCGGTGCAGGCAACAAGCTGTCCGCCTACCTGGTCGAGCTGCCCGTCGCCGAGCCCGACCCCCTGGCGCGCGTCGCCTCCATCCGCGACGCCATGGACCGCAACAAAGCGGCGGGGCCGACGCGCGGTGCCGGAGCCGTCGCACTGCTGGCCGACCAACTTCCATACGTGGCCCACCGGTTCGGTGCTCCGCTCGCGGGCGGCGCCGCCCGGATCCTCTTCGACGTCCTCGTCACGAGCGTGCCGCTGCCTCGCTCGACCCTGTCCCTCGGCGGCTGCCCCCTGCGCGAGATCTACCCGATGGCGCCGCTCGCCCGGGGGCAGTCGCTGGCGGTGGCCATGTCGTCGTACGCCGGTCAGGTGCACATGGGGCTGGTGGCTGACGGCAAGGCACTGCCCGACCTCGACCGTCTGGCGCGCGCCACGCGGGAGGAGCTGGCTGCCTTGCGGGACGTCGACGGCAGCGCCGCAGCTCGACAGGGCGCGGCGCGATAG
- a CDS encoding AAA family ATPase yields MIVERAYAHLSSYDEDTWPWSVPCVRQLLNEGLRFTAPVTFLVGENGSGKSTLVEALAEGFGLDSYGGSHDWRYASPRGKSTLGERMKFDAAPRGRRMVTSWSARKGFFLRAETALDALGREGFSPDSVSHGEGFLVAFRGKFLHAGLYVLDEPEAALSFSSCLELIGHIDRLTKEGGQVICATHSPLLTALPGADIIEVGEHGMRRVAWRELGVVDHWRRYLADPHVYLRHIVEP; encoded by the coding sequence GTGATTGTCGAACGTGCGTATGCCCATCTCTCCTCGTACGACGAGGACACCTGGCCCTGGTCGGTGCCCTGCGTCCGGCAGCTGCTCAACGAAGGGCTGCGCTTCACCGCACCAGTGACCTTCCTGGTCGGTGAGAACGGCTCGGGAAAGTCGACCCTGGTCGAGGCGCTGGCGGAGGGATTCGGTCTGGACTCCTACGGCGGCTCGCACGACTGGCGCTACGCCTCCCCGCGCGGCAAGTCGACGCTCGGCGAGCGGATGAAGTTCGACGCGGCTCCGCGCGGGCGCCGCATGGTCACCAGCTGGTCGGCACGCAAGGGCTTCTTCCTGCGGGCCGAGACCGCGCTGGACGCCCTGGGCAGGGAAGGGTTCTCACCGGACTCGGTCAGCCATGGTGAGGGCTTTCTCGTGGCGTTCCGCGGGAAGTTCCTTCACGCCGGGCTCTATGTTCTCGACGAGCCCGAGGCGGCGCTCTCCTTCTCCTCGTGCCTCGAACTGATCGGGCACATCGACCGGTTGACCAAGGAGGGCGGCCAGGTCATCTGTGCCACGCACTCCCCGTTGCTGACCGCCCTGCCCGGTGCGGACATCATCGAGGTCGGCGAGCACGGCATGCGGAGGGTCGCCTGGCGGGAGCTCGGCGTCGTGGATCACTGGCGCCGCTATCTCGCCGACCCGCACGTCTATCTGCGGCACATCGTCGAACCGTAG
- a CDS encoding ABC transporter ATP-binding protein, producing the protein MTGEPKTARSRSLEVPWVFEAGKTYALVGPSGCGKTTLLNILSGLVRPSQGQILFDGADVTALPTKTRNIAQVFQFPVIYQSMTVYENLAFPLQCRRWDKARIDAKVHQVAEALDLDGRLEQPARRLTADDKQLISLGRGLVRDDVAAVLMDEPLTVIDPQLKHSLRRKIREITEQFRPTVIYVTHDQYEAMSIAQEVLVMKDGRAMQQGTPEQLFEAHSSTYVGYFIGSPAMNFLTLDRAQGRVSLGGRALTMAWDIPESTTECQVGIRPEYVQIVAEPGPNAFPARLRDVRDHGPQRVLEMDVAGQLMRAKVPRENGIPGVDEFLVHLPRAKALPYADGRLVLHS; encoded by the coding sequence GTGACCGGTGAGCCGAAAACCGCGAGGTCCCGGTCCCTGGAAGTGCCATGGGTCTTCGAGGCCGGCAAGACCTACGCGTTGGTCGGGCCCTCGGGCTGCGGCAAGACCACACTGCTGAACATCCTCTCCGGCCTGGTCAGGCCGTCACAGGGCCAAATCCTCTTCGACGGAGCGGACGTCACGGCCCTGCCCACGAAAACCCGCAACATCGCCCAGGTGTTCCAGTTCCCCGTCATCTACCAGTCGATGACGGTGTACGAGAACCTCGCCTTCCCTCTGCAGTGCCGCAGGTGGGACAAGGCAAGGATCGATGCCAAAGTCCATCAGGTCGCCGAGGCACTGGACCTGGACGGCCGGCTCGAACAGCCCGCCCGGCGGCTCACCGCCGACGACAAGCAGCTCATCTCGCTCGGCCGTGGCCTTGTCCGCGACGACGTGGCGGCCGTACTGATGGACGAGCCGCTGACGGTCATCGATCCTCAGCTGAAGCACTCGCTGCGGCGCAAGATCCGTGAGATCACCGAGCAGTTCCGGCCCACAGTGATCTACGTGACCCACGACCAGTACGAAGCCATGAGCATCGCTCAGGAAGTGCTGGTCATGAAGGACGGCCGAGCCATGCAGCAGGGCACCCCGGAGCAGCTCTTCGAGGCCCACTCGTCCACGTACGTCGGCTACTTCATCGGATCGCCGGCAATGAACTTCCTGACCCTGGACCGGGCCCAGGGAAGAGTCAGCCTTGGGGGCCGGGCCCTGACCATGGCGTGGGACATTCCCGAGAGCACCACCGAGTGCCAGGTGGGAATCCGGCCCGAGTACGTCCAAATCGTCGCGGAACCGGGGCCCAATGCGTTTCCCGCCAGGCTTCGGGACGTCCGGGACCACGGACCGCAGCGGGTGCTCGAGATGGACGTGGCCGGCCAGCTCATGCGGGCGAAGGTGCCACGGGAAAACGGAATTCCGGGCGTCGACGAGTTCCTGGTGCATCTTCCGCGCGCCAAGGCACTCCCCTATGCGGATGGCCGCCTCGTACTCCACTCGTAG
- a CDS encoding methyltransferase domain-containing protein, translated as MWTSNARARRFEPDWQRFITAHHQAHPGITERPFSLADASPYAWLAEPLHDARGTVLDLACGSAATREELPNVDWVGIDLSAAELAEAARRGRGPLVRAGADALPAASASVAAVCAAMCLPVVTPCRGFSGRSGACCDPEARSRRWCPHSPGSSRPACSAATAVAGAGPEPGTVPAPSGRIRRDVTAEGARSVPGPCRGASLSMTSTSGVRGGHPHRGVPWRAEDAPGTRRRPEFRFPVAPSPA; from the coding sequence GTGTGGACGTCCAACGCCCGCGCCCGCCGCTTCGAGCCGGACTGGCAGCGCTTCATCACCGCCCACCACCAGGCGCACCCCGGTATCACCGAACGGCCCTTCTCCCTGGCCGACGCCTCTCCGTACGCCTGGTTGGCCGAACCGCTGCACGATGCACGCGGCACGGTCCTCGACCTGGCCTGCGGTTCGGCCGCCACCCGCGAGGAGCTGCCGAACGTCGACTGGGTCGGGATCGACCTGTCGGCGGCGGAACTCGCCGAAGCGGCGCGCCGGGGCCGCGGACCGCTGGTCCGGGCCGGCGCGGACGCGCTCCCGGCCGCCTCCGCGAGCGTTGCGGCCGTATGCGCGGCGATGTGCCTGCCGGTCGTCACCCCCTGCCGCGGGTTCTCGGGGCGATCCGGCGCGTGCTGCGACCCGGAGGCACGCTCACGGCGCTGGTGCCCGCACAGTCCGGGCTCTTCCCGTCCGGCATGCTCGGCTGCCACCGCTGTGGCCGGAGCAGGTCCCGAGCCGGGAACCGTTCCGGCCCCGTCCGGCCGCATACGCCGCGACGTCACCGCGGAGGGAGCACGAAGCGTTCCAGGGCCGTGCCGCGGCGCCAGCCTGTCGATGACCTCTACGAGTGGAGTACGAGGCGGCCATCCGCATAGGGGAGTGCCTTGGCGCGCGGAAGATGCACCAGGAACTCGTCGACGCCCGGAATTCCGTTTTCCCGTGGCACCTTCGCCCGCATGA
- a CDS encoding carbonic anhydrase yields MQPLIDNARMFGQRPEEFAELAKGQSPQVLFITCSDSRVVPALITGARPGELFELRTAGNIVPPYASEHPTSEAATIEYAVEVLGVSDIVVCGHSHCGAIGALVRGDDLSAVPAVRDWLTNAADEPKCSDTADPTVAEAVQNHVLAQLLRLRSYPGVNKRLQSGELQTHGWYYEVHTGIVRTHRADSDTFETL; encoded by the coding sequence ATGCAGCCCCTCATCGACAACGCCCGCATGTTCGGACAGCGCCCTGAGGAGTTCGCCGAACTGGCCAAAGGACAGTCCCCGCAGGTCCTGTTCATCACCTGCTCCGACTCCCGGGTCGTACCGGCCCTGATCACGGGCGCCCGCCCCGGCGAGCTTTTCGAGCTGCGCACCGCGGGCAACATCGTCCCGCCGTACGCCTCCGAGCACCCCACCAGTGAGGCCGCCACCATCGAGTACGCCGTGGAGGTCCTCGGGGTCAGCGACATCGTGGTCTGCGGCCACTCCCACTGCGGCGCCATCGGCGCGCTCGTGCGCGGCGACGACCTCAGCGCTGTACCGGCCGTGCGGGACTGGCTGACGAATGCCGCCGACGAGCCCAAGTGCTCCGACACGGCCGACCCGACCGTCGCCGAAGCCGTCCAGAACCACGTCCTCGCCCAGTTGCTGCGACTGCGGTCGTACCCGGGCGTCAACAAGCGCCTTCAGTCGGGTGAACTCCAGACGCACGGCTGGTACTACGAGGTCCACACCGGCATCGTGCGGACGCACCGCGCGGACTCCGACACGTTCGAGACGCTCTGA
- a CDS encoding SulP family inorganic anion transporter, which translates to MLSKFPYLRQDFLASIVVFLVAVPLCVGVAVASGVPAELGLITGIVGGLVTGLMRGSSLQVSGPAAGLTVLVFEAVSEFGVATLGLIVLIAGLLQLAMGFLKIGRWFRAISVSVVEGMLCGIGLVIIAGQIYAAASLKAPETGIGKIAGLPGAFAEAHGNTEALASLAIGAGTIAVIVLWKKMPKAVQSVPGALAAVVLATLATLALSLPVATVQVEGLLGVIQPPGADAFGALANPAIWGTIVAFALIASAESLFSAAAVDRLHDGPRTEYNKEMVAQGAGNTVCGLLGALPMTAVIVRSSANVNAGAKTKASRVLHGVWLLLFATAMPWALALIPIPALASILVHAGWKLIPFRGIVSLWRGHRGEALILVVTAVSIVAVNMFEGVLIGLALSVAKTAWEASHLKTEVIDKGAGPIQVYLSGNATFLRLPKILDHLEALPQDRPIELNLSRLHHLDHACRMALETWAERHSSPDTDPVKVTTNT; encoded by the coding sequence ATGCTGTCCAAGTTCCCTTACCTGAGGCAGGACTTCCTCGCCTCCATCGTCGTCTTCCTGGTCGCCGTGCCGCTGTGCGTCGGCGTGGCGGTCGCCTCCGGCGTCCCCGCCGAACTCGGCCTGATCACCGGCATCGTGGGCGGACTCGTCACCGGGCTCATGCGCGGCAGCAGCCTTCAGGTCTCAGGGCCGGCCGCGGGCCTGACCGTCCTGGTCTTCGAGGCCGTCAGCGAGTTCGGAGTGGCCACGCTCGGCCTGATCGTGCTGATCGCCGGTCTGCTCCAGCTCGCCATGGGCTTCCTCAAGATCGGCCGCTGGTTCAGGGCGATCTCGGTATCCGTCGTCGAAGGCATGCTCTGCGGCATCGGTCTGGTGATCATCGCCGGGCAGATCTACGCGGCAGCGAGCCTGAAGGCCCCGGAGACCGGCATCGGCAAGATCGCGGGCCTGCCCGGGGCGTTCGCCGAAGCGCACGGCAACACCGAGGCGCTGGCCTCCCTCGCCATCGGCGCGGGCACCATCGCCGTCATCGTGCTGTGGAAGAAAATGCCCAAGGCCGTGCAGTCCGTACCCGGCGCCCTCGCCGCGGTGGTCCTGGCCACGCTCGCCACCCTCGCCCTCAGCCTGCCGGTCGCCACCGTCCAGGTCGAGGGCCTGCTCGGCGTCATCCAGCCGCCGGGGGCCGACGCGTTCGGTGCGCTGGCCAACCCGGCCATCTGGGGCACAATCGTCGCCTTCGCCCTGATCGCCTCGGCGGAGAGCCTCTTCAGCGCGGCGGCCGTGGACCGGCTGCACGACGGACCGCGCACCGAATACAACAAGGAGATGGTCGCCCAGGGCGCGGGCAACACGGTCTGCGGTCTACTCGGCGCACTGCCGATGACCGCGGTGATCGTACGCAGCTCCGCCAACGTCAACGCGGGCGCGAAGACCAAGGCATCGCGTGTGCTGCACGGCGTGTGGCTGCTGCTGTTCGCCACCGCGATGCCATGGGCCCTGGCCCTGATCCCGATCCCCGCCCTGGCCAGCATCCTCGTCCACGCGGGCTGGAAGCTGATCCCCTTCCGCGGGATCGTCTCCCTGTGGCGGGGCCACCGCGGCGAGGCACTGATCCTCGTCGTCACCGCCGTCTCCATCGTCGCAGTCAACATGTTCGAGGGCGTGCTGATCGGCCTGGCCCTGTCGGTCGCCAAGACCGCCTGGGAGGCCTCACACCTCAAGACGGAGGTCATAGACAAGGGCGCCGGACCCATCCAGGTCTACCTGTCGGGCAACGCCACCTTCCTCAGGCTGCCGAAGATCCTCGACCACCTGGAGGCCCTGCCCCAGGACCGCCCGATCGAGTTGAACCTCTCCAGGCTGCACCACCTCGACCACGCCTGCCGTATGGCCCTGGAAACCTGGGCCGAGCGGCACAGCTCACCCGACACCGATCCCGTGAAGGTCACGACGAACACCTGA
- a CDS encoding inorganic phosphate transporter produces MELTLVVLIIIVGLTFDFTNGFHDAANAIATSISTRALTPRIALAMAAVMNFLGAFLGTEVAKTVGSGIIGAPEGLSGLLLVMSALIGAIGWNVFTWWKGLPTSSSHALIGGLVGAALAAAATVNWPGILGKVLLPMLLSPLVGVALGYTLHTLILWMFRHAAPRPTTRRFRMAQTVSAAGMALGHGLQDAQKTMGVIVLALVTAGWQDDFSVPLWVIVAVAAAMAAGTYSGGRRIITTLGRRIVHLDPPRGFAAESAATGVLYTTAFVFEAPISTTQTITASILGVGATRRLSAVRWQVARSIFTAWVLTFPGAGLPAAALYLILHATTEL; encoded by the coding sequence GTGGAGCTCACACTGGTGGTGCTGATCATCATCGTGGGACTGACGTTTGACTTCACCAACGGCTTCCACGACGCCGCGAACGCGATCGCCACTTCCATCTCCACCAGGGCTCTCACCCCCCGCATCGCGCTGGCCATGGCCGCCGTAATGAACTTCCTCGGCGCCTTCCTGGGCACCGAGGTCGCCAAGACCGTCGGCAGCGGCATCATCGGCGCCCCCGAGGGGCTCTCTGGCCTGCTGCTGGTGATGAGCGCGCTCATCGGCGCGATCGGCTGGAACGTCTTCACCTGGTGGAAAGGGCTGCCGACCTCCTCCTCCCATGCCCTGATCGGCGGACTGGTCGGCGCCGCCCTCGCCGCCGCCGCGACCGTCAACTGGCCCGGGATCCTGGGCAAGGTCCTGCTGCCCATGCTGCTGTCCCCGCTGGTCGGGGTGGCCCTCGGCTACACCCTGCACACGCTCATCCTGTGGATGTTCCGCCATGCCGCCCCCCGCCCCACGACCCGCCGCTTCCGCATGGCGCAGACCGTCTCGGCCGCCGGCATGGCCCTGGGCCACGGACTGCAGGACGCACAGAAGACCATGGGTGTGATCGTGCTGGCACTGGTCACGGCGGGCTGGCAGGACGATTTCTCAGTGCCGCTGTGGGTGATCGTGGCCGTGGCCGCCGCGATGGCCGCCGGCACCTACAGCGGCGGACGCCGCATCATCACCACCCTCGGACGGCGCATCGTCCACCTGGATCCGCCACGCGGCTTCGCCGCCGAGTCCGCCGCCACGGGCGTCCTCTACACCACCGCGTTCGTCTTCGAAGCCCCGATTTCCACCACACAGACGATCACCGCATCGATCCTGGGCGTCGGCGCGACCCGGCGCCTGTCGGCCGTCCGCTGGCAGGTGGCTCGCTCGATCTTCACAGCGTGGGTCCTCACATTCCCCGGAGCCGGACTCCCCGCCGCCGCCCTCTACCTGATCCTGCACGCCACTACCGAACTGTGA